One genomic window of Solanum dulcamara chromosome 10, daSolDulc1.2, whole genome shotgun sequence includes the following:
- the LOC129870477 gene encoding protein OBERON 3-like isoform X2 has product MVSHKGKEIIVFEDQNEETNIRVDKNFLQLYEYKESSSKRVAENEEIQEEITENKSKDGIFDLSSKRVAEDEEIQAEISAKKPKYGIFDLSLACPSSSRSLQSSEPSNNNTRIGYFRNGSLSSCYSHPFSHNLSYSLSLSSKEDSENSREGINWSVFSRFRPVETGDCTLTGNPGESSLALSCRLQVNKDNDIDRISSSDSNSFFLFKLPARPTGDSSVRGSMDVGRALQLSQPERILGEIVAEPVPLMAQIVQELPEETIESTKEYLRSLIAIPEKKDFLISLQNRLNGRSDLTVETLSKSNKTQLEIFIAIKMGHISFLSLEINHLQATELIEIFSFERCRNICCKSVLPRDDCKCKICLKNKGFCSECMCLVCFNFDNAYNTCRWVGCDRCSHWCHVVCAVQRNLIKPGPSINGPSGTTEMQFHCLGCGHSSEMFGFVRDAYTHCAKDWGEETLIEELDYVRKIFNGSEDFKDKELHAITYGLRNKLEKKMISPTDACDFILQFFKYTDGLWQFLSCSFPACIPIADKPSFNIVSSSNGRKDGK; this is encoded by the exons ATGGTTAGTCATAAGGGTAAAGAAATCATTGTTTTTGAAGATCAGAATGAAGAAACCAACATAAGAGTAGATAAGAATTTTCTTCAGTTATATGAGTATAAAGAGAGTTCCTCTAAAAGGGTAGCTGAGAATGAGGAAATTCAGGAAGAAATTACagaaaataaatcaaaagatGGAATCTTTGATCTTTCCTCTAAAAGGGTAGCTGAGGATGAGGAAATCCAAGCAGAAATTAGTGCAAAGAAGCCAAAATATGGAATCTTTGATCTTTCTTTGGCTTGCCCTAGCAGTAGTAGGAGTTTACAATCATCAGAACCATCAAATAACAACACGAGGATTGGGTATTTCAGGAATGGCTCCTTGTCATCGTGTTATTCCCATCCCTTTTCTCACAACCTTAGCTACTCACTTAGCCTGAGTTCAAAAGAGGATAGTGAGAATTCCAGGGAGGGAATTAATTGGTCAGTTTTTAGCAGGTTTAGGCCAGTTGAAACAGGAGATTGTACATTGACGGGTAATCCTGGTGAAAGTAGTTTAGCTCTTAGTTGTCGACTACAAGTCAATAAGGATAATGATATTGATAGGATCAGTAGCTCGGATAGTAATTCGTTTTTCCTATTCAAGTTGCCTGCAAGACCAACAGGTGATTCGAGTGTTAGAGGAAGTATGGATGTAGGAAGAGCACTTCAACTTTCTCAGCCTGAGAGAATCCTTGGGGAGATAGTTGCAGAGCCTGTTCCTCTTATGGCTCAGATTGTGCAAGAGCTTCCTGAAGAAACGATTGAATCAACAAAGGAATACTTGAGGAGCCTAATTGCAATTCCTGAGAAAAAAGACTTTTTGATCAGCCTTCAGAATAGGCTTAATGGGAGATCTGATCTTACCGTTGAGACTCTCTCAAAGAGTAATAAGACTCAACTGGAAATTTTTATTGCCATAAAAATGGGTCATATAAGTTTCTTATCTTTGGAAATTAACCACCTTCAAGCCACTGAATTGATTGAGATTTTTTCGTTTGAAAGGTGTCGGAACATATGCTGCAAAAGTGTGTTACCTCGTGATGATTGTAAATGCAAAATTTGTTTGAAAAACAAGGGATTCTGCTCTGAATGCATGTGTCTAGTATGTTTTAACTTTGATAATGCGTATAATACTTGTCGTTGGGTAGGCTGCGACCGATGCTCACACTGGTGTCATGTTGTTTGTGCTGTTCAGAGAAATCTTATAAAGCCAGGTCCAAGTATCAATGGGCCATCTGGAACAACTGAGATGCAATTTCACTGTCTTGGTTGCGGTCATTCTAGTGAAATGTTTGGATTTGTTAGAGACGCGTACACGCATTGTGCAAAGGACTGGGGTGAGGAAACTCTAATAGAAGAGCTTGATTATGTTCGAAAAATTTTCAATGGGAGTGAAGATTTTAAAGACAAGGAGTTGCATGCTATAACTTATGGGTTGCGTAACAAGCTCGAGAAAAAGATGATCTCTCCTACAGACGCTTGTGATTTcattttacaattttttaaat ACACGGATGGTTTGTGGCAGTTTCTTTCATGCAGTTTTCCTGCATGTATCCCTATTGCTGATAAACCTTCCTTCAACATAGTGAGCTCTTCAAATGGAAGAAAAG ACGGAAAATAG
- the LOC129870477 gene encoding protein OBERON 3-like isoform X1, which produces MVSHKGKEIIVFEDQNEETNIRVDKNFLQLYEYKESSSKRVAENEEIQEEITENKSKDGIFDLSSKRVAEDEEIQAEISAKKPKYGIFDLSLACPSSSRSLQSSEPSNNNTRIGYFRNGSLSSCYSHPFSHNLSYSLSLSSKEDSENSREGINWSVFSRFRPVETGDCTLTGNPGESSLALSCRLQVNKDNDIDRISSSDSNSFFLFKLPARPTGDSSVRGSMDVGRALQLSQPERILGEIVAEPVPLMAQIVQELPEETIESTKEYLRSLIAIPEKKDFLISLQNRLNGRSDLTVETLSKSNKTQLEIFIAIKMGHISFLSLEINHLQATELIEIFSFERCRNICCKSVLPRDDCKCKICLKNKGFCSECMCLVCFNFDNAYNTCRWVGCDRCSHWCHVVCAVQRNLIKPGPSINGPSGTTEMQFHCLGCGHSSEMFGFVRDAYTHCAKDWGEETLIEELDYVRKIFNGSEDFKDKELHAITYGLRNKLEKKMISPTDACDFILQFFKYTDGLWQFLSCSFPACIPIADKPSFNIVSSSNGRKGMITTDHHQNDATDPSESDKIKDECSAIKER; this is translated from the exons ATGGTTAGTCATAAGGGTAAAGAAATCATTGTTTTTGAAGATCAGAATGAAGAAACCAACATAAGAGTAGATAAGAATTTTCTTCAGTTATATGAGTATAAAGAGAGTTCCTCTAAAAGGGTAGCTGAGAATGAGGAAATTCAGGAAGAAATTACagaaaataaatcaaaagatGGAATCTTTGATCTTTCCTCTAAAAGGGTAGCTGAGGATGAGGAAATCCAAGCAGAAATTAGTGCAAAGAAGCCAAAATATGGAATCTTTGATCTTTCTTTGGCTTGCCCTAGCAGTAGTAGGAGTTTACAATCATCAGAACCATCAAATAACAACACGAGGATTGGGTATTTCAGGAATGGCTCCTTGTCATCGTGTTATTCCCATCCCTTTTCTCACAACCTTAGCTACTCACTTAGCCTGAGTTCAAAAGAGGATAGTGAGAATTCCAGGGAGGGAATTAATTGGTCAGTTTTTAGCAGGTTTAGGCCAGTTGAAACAGGAGATTGTACATTGACGGGTAATCCTGGTGAAAGTAGTTTAGCTCTTAGTTGTCGACTACAAGTCAATAAGGATAATGATATTGATAGGATCAGTAGCTCGGATAGTAATTCGTTTTTCCTATTCAAGTTGCCTGCAAGACCAACAGGTGATTCGAGTGTTAGAGGAAGTATGGATGTAGGAAGAGCACTTCAACTTTCTCAGCCTGAGAGAATCCTTGGGGAGATAGTTGCAGAGCCTGTTCCTCTTATGGCTCAGATTGTGCAAGAGCTTCCTGAAGAAACGATTGAATCAACAAAGGAATACTTGAGGAGCCTAATTGCAATTCCTGAGAAAAAAGACTTTTTGATCAGCCTTCAGAATAGGCTTAATGGGAGATCTGATCTTACCGTTGAGACTCTCTCAAAGAGTAATAAGACTCAACTGGAAATTTTTATTGCCATAAAAATGGGTCATATAAGTTTCTTATCTTTGGAAATTAACCACCTTCAAGCCACTGAATTGATTGAGATTTTTTCGTTTGAAAGGTGTCGGAACATATGCTGCAAAAGTGTGTTACCTCGTGATGATTGTAAATGCAAAATTTGTTTGAAAAACAAGGGATTCTGCTCTGAATGCATGTGTCTAGTATGTTTTAACTTTGATAATGCGTATAATACTTGTCGTTGGGTAGGCTGCGACCGATGCTCACACTGGTGTCATGTTGTTTGTGCTGTTCAGAGAAATCTTATAAAGCCAGGTCCAAGTATCAATGGGCCATCTGGAACAACTGAGATGCAATTTCACTGTCTTGGTTGCGGTCATTCTAGTGAAATGTTTGGATTTGTTAGAGACGCGTACACGCATTGTGCAAAGGACTGGGGTGAGGAAACTCTAATAGAAGAGCTTGATTATGTTCGAAAAATTTTCAATGGGAGTGAAGATTTTAAAGACAAGGAGTTGCATGCTATAACTTATGGGTTGCGTAACAAGCTCGAGAAAAAGATGATCTCTCCTACAGACGCTTGTGATTTcattttacaattttttaaat ACACGGATGGTTTGTGGCAGTTTCTTTCATGCAGTTTTCCTGCATGTATCCCTATTGCTGATAAACCTTCCTTCAACATAGTGAGCTCTTCAAATGGAAGAAAAGGTATGATTACTACTGATCATCATCAAAACGATGCCACGGATCCCTCTGAGTCTGATAAaatcaaggatgaatgttcagCCATAAAAGAAAGATGA
- the LOC129870478 gene encoding polygalacturonase At1g48100 yields the protein MEKILRLLCLIIVITSTILLFYSNSINVEGRHHISKKKKSKNVSHYAPSPIEGSDNESSSSPSPPPVSPVSSPTNNIVPSDPSYGGGSTLNPDEECIFDVMEYGAVGDGSTDDTEAFVAAWKAACQVESAVLLAPADRTFMITSTIFSGPCEPGLEFQVNGVLMPPEGPDCWPKEDSKRQWIVFYKLNNMTFTGTGTIEGNGEEWWELPCKPHKGPNGSTLPGPCDSPSLIRFFMSSNLTVRGLRIQNSPMFHMKFDGCEGVLIDQLSISSPKLSPNTDGIHIEDTKCVGIYNSVISNGDDCISIGPGSSNVEIEAVTCGPSHGISIGSLGVHHSQACVSNITVRNTIIRDSDNGVRIKTWQGGSGSVTGLSFDTIQMENVRNCIIIDQYYCLSKGCRNETSAVSVRDISYRNIKGTYDVRSAPIHFACSDTIACTNITMSEVELLPHEGELVDDPFCWNAYGIQQTLTIPPIDCLQDGMPQTIGEAVEYSCST from the exons ATGGAGAAAATACTTCGTTTACTAtgtcttattattgttattactagtACTATATTGTTATTCTATAGTAATTCAATCAATGTAGAAGGAAGACATCACATttccaagaaaaaaaagagcaaaaacGTTAGTCATTATGCTCCTAGTCCTATTGAGGGTAGCGATAACgaatcatcatcatcaccatCACCACCACCAGTATCACCAGTTTCTTCTCCCACTAATAATATTGTACCTTCGGACCCGAGTTACGGAGGCGGGTCCACTTTGAATCCTGATGAGGAATGCATTTTTGATGTAATGGAGTATGGAGCCGTTGGGGACGGCTCCACGGATGACACGGAGGCATTCGTCGCCGCTTGGAAAGCCGCATGTCAAGTTGAATCCGCGGTGCTTTTGGCTCCCGCGGATCGTACTTTTATGATCACTTCTACTATTTTCTCTGGTCCTTGTGAGCCTGGACTCGAATTTCAA GTAAATGGAGTGCTAATGCCACCAGAAGGACCAGATTGTTGGCCTAAAGAAGATAGTAAAAGGCAATGGATTGTGTTTTATAAACTTAATAATATGACTTTTACTGGTACTGGTACTATTGAAGGTAATGGTGAAGAATGGTGGGAACTCCCCTGCAAACCACACAag GGACCTAATGGCTCAACTTTACCTGGACCATGTGATAGCCCTTCT TTAATAAGATTTTTCATGAGCTCGAATTTGACGGTGCGAGGTTTAAGAATACAAAATAGtccaatgttccacatgaaattTGATGGATGTGAAGGAGTACTAATAGACCAATTATCGATTTCTTCCCCCAAGCTTAGCCCAAACACCGACGGAATACACATCGAGGACACCAAATGTGTAGGAATCTACAACTCCGTCATAAGCAATG GGGATGATTGCATATCAATTGGGCCTGGTAGTTCAAATGTTGAGATTGAAGCAGTCACATGTGGGCCTAGTCACGGGATCAG CATTGGGAGCCTAGGGGTGCACCATAGCCAGGCATGTGTGTCAAACATAACGGTCCGGAACACCATTATCCGAGACTCGGACAACGGAGTTCGGATCAAGACATGGCAAGGAGGGTCAGGATCAGTAACAGGACTATCATTTGACACAATACAAATGGAAAATGTGCGCAACTGCATCATCATAGACCAATACTACTGCCTCTCAAAGGGCTGTCGAAACGAGACGTCGGCCGTTAGCGTGCGCGACATCTCGTACCGAAACATCAAGGGTACCTACGACGTGAGGAGTGCGCCCATACACTTTGCCTGCAGTGATACCATTGCCTGCACAAATATTACAATGTCTGAAGTTGAACTTTTACCACATGAAGGCGAGCTAGTGGATGATCCTTTCTGCTGGAACGCTTATGGAATTCAACAGACGTTAACGATACCTCCGATTGATTGCTTGCAAGATGGAATGCCACAGACAATTGGAGAGGCTGTTGAATATTCTTGCAGTACCTGA
- the LOC129870021 gene encoding RNA demethylase ALKBH10B yields MQSGNAAVAMPEIMHGNGGGGGGEEVVALPRQQHQHQQQWFHPQQVDERDRFISWLRGEFAASNAIIDALCHHLRLVGEPDEYDGVIGCVQQRRVNWSTVLHMQQYFSVSEVIYSLHQVEWRKQQRGFDGGVNKVGKRNGSRGGGGGGWKSEGLKDGKESQGQNFSMDAYSKTNGVEKIDVVEVKQGEKKELDGNPEANSSMKSSVCIEAGDSQGEVDKTDDKRDSNSEGSSNVENESHSIQIPTEKQNVVPKTFVATEIYDGKPVNVVDGMKLYEELLSSSEVSKLVTLVNDLRAAGRRGQLPAQTFIVSKRPMKGHGREMVQLGLPIVDAPPEEEAAISTYKDRKTEAIPGLFQDVIDQLSAMQVLSMKPDACVIDIFNEGDHSQPHLWPSWYGRPITMLFLTDCEMTFGKVIGVDHPGDYRGSLKLSFAPGSVLVLQGRSTEFVKYAIPSLRKQRILVTFTKLQPRRIKSGDSQRFPSSAGGPVPQWVPPSRSPNHIRRPFGPKHYGPMPTTGVLPVPSVRPQLAPGNIQPVFVPAAVAPAMPFPAPVALPPASAGWAAPPPRHPPPRLPLPGTGVFLPPGSGSSASDNIPAENAGALSDSTVSQKVNTDSSEGQTQEVNGNADVIDAEKAVADEE; encoded by the exons atgcaatCGGGAAATGCTGCGGTGGCCATGCCGGAGATAATGCACGGTAATGGAGGTGGGGGAGGAGGAGAAGAGGTGGTGGCGCTGCCGCGACAGCAGCATCAGCATCAGCAGCAATGGTTTCATCCTCAGCAAGTGGATGAGAGGGACAGGTTTATATCATGGTTAAGAGGGGAATTTGCTGCATCAAATGCTATAATTGATGCTCTGTGTCATCATCTTAGGTTAGTAGGGGAACCTGATGAGTATGATGGAGTGATTGGATGTGTACAGCAAAGGAGAGTAAATTGGAGCACTGTGCTGCATATGCAGCAGTACTTTTCAGTGTCTGAAGTGATCTATTCATTACATCAGGTGGAATGGAGGAAGCAGCAAAGGGGTTTTGATGGAGGGGTTAATAAGGTGGGAAAGAGGAATGGGTctagaggaggaggaggagggggATGGAAAAGTGAGGGATTGAAAGATGGAAAAGAGAGTCAGGGCCAGAATTTTTCTATGGATGCTTACAGTAAAACCAATGGGGTCGAAAAGATAGATGTTGTAGAAGTGAAGCAAGGGGAGAAGAAAG AATTGGATGGAAACCCAGAAGCAAATAGCTCTATGAAGAGTTCAGTTTGCATAGAAGCTGGCGACTCACAAGGTGAAGTGGACAAAACTGATGATAAACGCGATTCAAACTCTGAAG GGTCTTCTAATGTGGAGAACGAATCCCATTCCATCCAAATACCAACTGAGAAGCAGAATGTTGTACCCAAAACTTTTGTTGCTACAGAGATATACGATGGAAAACCG GTTAATGTTGTTGATGGCATGAAACTTTATGAGGAACTGCTTAGCAGTTCAGAAGTGTCAAAACTGGTTACTTTGGTAAATGATTTGAGAGCTGCTGGTAGAAGAGGACAGCTTCCTG CGCAGACATTTATAGTCTCAAAGAGACCTATGAAGGGGCATGGAAGGGAGATGGTCCAGTTGGGCCTTCCCATTGTAGATGCACCTCCCGAGGAAGAAGCTGCCATTTCAACATACAAAG ACCGGAAAACAGAAGCGATTCCTGGCTTGTTCCAAGATGTTATTGATCAACTGAGTGCTATGCAAGTATTGTCCATGAAGCCGGATGCTTGCGTTATTGATATCTTCAATGAG GGGGACCACTCACAGCCTCATTTGTGGCCTTCTTGGTACGGGCGGCCAATAACTATGTTGTTCTTGACCGACTGCGAAATGACTTTCGGTAAGGTGATTGGCGTGGATCATCCAGGCGATTATCGAGGCTCTCTCAAACTGTCTTTTGCACCGGG ATCTGTACTTGTATTGCAGGGAAGATCAACTGAATTTGTGAAATATGCGATTCCATCCCTCCGGAAGCAGCGAATACTCGTGACCTTTACGAAGTTGCAGCCGAGAAGAATCAAGTCTGGTGATAGTCAGCGTTTCCCTTCATCAGCAGGAGGTCCTGTCCCCCAGTGGGTTCCTCCTAGCAGGTCACCAAATCATATCCGTCGTCCTTTTGGGCCCAAGCATTATGGTCCCATGCCAACAACTGGTGTATTACCTGTTCCATCTGTTCGTCCGCAGTTAGCTCCTGGCAATATCCAGCCAGTTTTTGTTCCCGCTGCAGTTGCACCAGCTATGCCTTTTCCAGCACCAGTTGCCCTTCCACCTGCCTCAGCTGgatgggcagcacctcctcctAGGCATCCCCCACCCCGACTGCCACTCCCTGGCACTGGAGTTTTCCTTCCTCCAGGCTCTGGATCTTCAGCCTCTGATAACATTCCTGCTGAAAATGCTGGTGCTCTTAGTGATTCAACTGTTTCTCAGAAAGTTAACACAGATAGTAGTGAAGGACAAACACAAGAGGTCAATGGAAATGCAGATGTTATTGATGCAGAGAAAGCAGTGGCTGATGAAGAATGA